In Deltaproteobacteria bacterium, the sequence CCTTGAAGGGAGAGATTCAGTTTCAGGCCTTGGGCGATATGCTCATCATCCTCGATGATGAGGATGCGTTTTTGCAGAGTATCTTTCATGATTGTTCCTTTTCGGTTTATAAGGATAATGTCACTGTGAAAACAGATCCTTTTCCCACCCCGTCGCTCTCCGCGACGATCTTTCCGTGATGGAGTCTGGCTATGTGCTGAGCTAGATAGAGTCCTATGCCGCTTCCTCCTACAAGGGTATGCTCATCGTGGTGTCGGCTCTGATAAAATTTCTTAAATATTTTTTTCCGTTCTTCCTTATCGATACCGATCCCGTTGTCCCTGAAGCGAATCAGCAGAACATTCTCCCCCTCCTTGAAGGTGATGTTGATGCAAGGTCTACCGGAATTATTGTATTTCATGGCATTGGTCAGGATATTCATCAGGAGCATCTCAAACAGGGATATGATGACGGGCTGATAGAATTCCTTCCCCGAGGGGTTCTCGATATGGATGTCACATCCTCGAAAGATATGGTGGTTACTAGCAAGAAATCCTTGAATCAGCTCAACAAGGTCGACGTTCGTGAATTCCCCTTCGTAAACCTTGCTCTCGATCCGGGCAAGATTCAGGATACTGTTGATATTGCTTGAAAGACGTTCTACATCCTGAAGCATGAAACTGATATATTTGAGTTGCTCAACATGAGGGATTTCATACTTGGTAAAGGTTTCCAGATAAAGCTTCAGGGAGGTAACCGGAGTTTTAAGCTCATGGGTGAAGTTGTTGATGAAAGTTTGTTGCAGGCGATAGAGCTGGAGGGTTTTCAGGTTATAAATAAAGATGATGAGAATCCCTGCCAGAATGATGCCGACCAGCAGCGACAGGACGAGGATGACAACCCAGGGTCTGGCCTCAAAAAATTGGTTTGGATCGAGGTTGTAACGATAGCTGACCGTTTTGAGCCCCTCGCTTATCCCGACGTACCAATAGATATATAAAAAGAGGGAGCACACGAGTGCAACCATTGAGAGGACGAAGACAAAAATTGGATGAAAAAACCATCTCGCCTGTTTCATAATTATTCATAACCTATATGACATAACTAATCATGTCAATTTCCCTTCCCTGTTCCACCCTCTTCCGTTTTGTAAAAGTATTGTAAAACAGATACTTATAGCTTTCTTTCCGTCAATATATTTTTTAAGGTACCTCCATACCAAATATCTGATCCCATTACGGAGGAGAAAAACATGCTTAATCGTTCCCACCTTAGCCATCCCGTCCACCCCCTCGGAACCCGTGCCCGTGTTCTGCTAACCAGTGTTTTCGGACCCTACGCCCAGGATGACGAGTACGGGAGTCGCACAATCAACCCGATGGAACTATATCAGAATCAAGTAACTCGTGTCCAGGGAGGGTTTTCTCTGCGTATGTTTCATCGCACCTTCGGTCTGATGATGATTCATGCCAATCTCAAAGCCCCCTGTACAATACTGGATTTTTCAACCCTTGAACGTTTCATCGAGGAAATTCGGCATCATACCTATGATATCATCGGTATCAGCGCAATCATTCCGAATATCGGCAAGGTTAAGAAGATGTGTGAGCTGATCCGGCAGTATCAGCCCACAGCCACGATTGTCATCGGCGGACATATCACCAATAAAGAAGGGGTCGAGCAGATGATCGATGCGGACCGTATTGTCCGTGGCGAGGGCATCCGGTGGTTTCAGCGATATCTCGGGCAGGATGACACAGCGCCTATAAAACACCCACTGGCCATTTCAGGGTTTGGCGGCAGGATCATGGGTGTCAGTCTTGGCAATAGACCCGGCCGTACTGCGGCGATCCTGATTCCCTCCGTCGGTTGCCCGGTTGGGTGCAACTTCTGCTCAACATCGGCATTATTCGGCGGTAAGGGGCATTTCATTAATTTCTACGAAACAGGTGATGAACTATTTAACGTCATGTGCGAAATTGAAAAGAAGCTTAATGTTCGATCCTTCTTTACTTTGGACGAAAACTTTCTCCTCCACAAGAAAAGAGCGTTGAGGCTCCTTGAGCTGATGGAGGCCAACAATAAAAGCTGGGCAATATCCGTGTTCAGCTCCGCACGGGTTCTGCAATCCTATACGATTGATCAACTGGTGGGGCTGGGTATCGGCTGGATATGGATGGGGCTGGAAGGGGAAGGCAGCAATTACAATAAGCTCAATGGGGTTGATACACTCGCCCTGGTGAAGCTCCTGCAGTCTCACGGTATCCGCGTCCTGGGATCATCGATCATCGGTCTCGAAGACCACAGACCCGAAAATATGGATGCGATCATCGATTATGCCATCGGACATGAAACGGTTTTTCACCAGTTTATGCTTTACACACCCATTTCAGGGACACCCCTGTATGAAAAGCACAAGCAGGAGGGCACGCTGTTACCGGAATCAGAATTACCCGATGCCGATACCCACGGACAATATCGCTTCAATTACCGTCATCAGCATATCAACGGCGGGCAGGAAGAGAAATATATTCTTGAGGCCTTTTGGCGTGACTTTAAGGTCAACGGCCCCAGTCTGCTTCGCTTGATACGGGTTCTGTTGAAGGGGTGGCAGATGCATAAGGATCATCCCCGGCGCATCCGGGACCGTTTCGCCTGGGAGGTCTTCCCTTTGCGCTCAACGTATGCCGGCGCCGTTTGGGCCACAAGGAAATGGTATCGCAACGATGAACGTATTGCCACGAAGGCAGATAAGCTCCTGAAGGATATCTATGCCACATTTGGATGGAAAACAAGGCTCATCGCGCCACTTATCGGCAGGTTCACCTTTTTTACCTTGAAGAAGGAGGAAGAACGGCTGGCGAAAGGATGGAGCTACGAACCCTGTTCCTTCTACGAAAAAAACGATGCGGCCAAAGCATTGGAAAAGGCACATGCCATGAAGCACAGGGTCAACGTGCAAAAAAAGCATCCTGTCGTCAATGAACCGATTCCAACATAGAGTGAACACAATCAAGCCATTATCTCCAGAGTGCAGTATGCGATGATTATTATAATTACCGATGGATCTTTCCTTGAGAAAGCGGAAACCCAGGGAAGCTCCAGGTGTCGACCTAATTAACCCTTGACGAAAGAAGGAAATTATGAAAACGTAAATACTACCTAACGCCATAATATCAATGGAAAAAACATATGATGCGTAACAATAACCTGTATACCCTGACTACAGGCGCATCCATCCATGAGATGTGTCTCTATGCCAACCCCATCGAAGAATACCGGGCAGCCTTTGCAGACCGTACTCAACCCTTTCTCTGCTATTATACTTACGAAGAAGACGACATAAAGAAACGAATCTTGTCCAGGGGAGAGTTCTGGGATCTTGCCTGTTTGGGAGCGGCATACCTCGCTGACCAGGGGTTATCAAAGGGCGACCGGATCATTCATGGCTTCTCTGAGAACAGCCCATATGATATTATATTCAGACTTTCAGCAGCTCTCACCGGCTGTGTTCCGGTAACAATAAACTGGCAGGCGGATGATAACGATCGCCTCATTTACAAAGCCGCAGTGACCCGTTCAAAACTCTTTCTGTACGACCGGGGTTTCAGCGAGAGGATTAAGGAAATCAAAACCAGCCTTTCAGGAAAAACATTTTCCCCTGTTGAAGGCATCGAGAAATATGAGCCTGCCGCTTCCTGGACTCCCCCTTCCTCATCTTACGAAGATGAAAAAATGATCATCTTTACCGCCGGTTCCACCGGTCTTCCCAAAGGGGTAAGCCTGTCTCATCGAAGTTATCTGGCAAACCGGCTGACCTTTGAGGAATATTTCAGTCTGCCGGATTCCACTCCCCTCGATCTCTTGCTGGTAAATCCCCTGCATCATACCAACTCATCGGCCCTGTCCGACTGGGGCATGCGACGAAAGGGAGCGATCATTCACCTGGTTCAGCGTTATTCAACACTCTACTGGAAGATAGTGACGGAAGTTGCCCGCAAGAAGCGGGGTTCACTCGTTGCAGCAATGGTTCCCCGCCATATCGACTTTCTGCAAGGTCTTATCGAAACATCGCACCTTCCCGTCAACCAAAACGACTTGATGGAAGCGTTGCACCAAACGGAAATTCTCATAGGCTCGGCACCCGTTGGACCGACAACCGTCAACCGGATTCTGAAGTTCAGCCGCCGCTATCCTCACGTCCGGTTCGGCTCAACCGAAACATGTCTTCAGGTCATGGCAACCCCGATTGCGATGACGGAAGAAGAAGCAAAATCGGCATTTGAAGCGGGCTGGAGTCATGAGTTCCGGGGCGAGAAACAGGTGGGTTATTATATTGGAAGAGATCACCCTCCCTTTACGAAGGTGAAAATCGTCAGAGCCATAGAACCGGGGCAGGAAGGGTATATGGAATCCTGCGGGATCGGTGAACCGGGCTATCTGATTACCCGGGGCGCAAATCTGATGACGGGGTATGTGGGACAGGATGAAGCCACAAAAAAGGTATTCAGGGAAGGCTGGTACAGTGGACTCCGGGATATCGGTTTTGCCCTGCAGGGAACGGCGGGTTGTCTTGATTATTACTGGGTGACAAGAGACACGGCCCTGCTGATCCGGGGCGGCGCCAACTATTCCTATGAACAGATTGCCGCCGATTTATCCCGGTTTCTTGTTGAGGATTTCACACTGCATCCCGATCAGTTCAAGCTAGCCGTCATAGGGCTTCGTATTAAGAGCGAACATGACGACAGTTGCTGTGTTACCATAGAGCTTAATGAAGAAATCGCCCACAGAGAAGAAGAATTAAAGGCAACCTTCATTGAGAAGGCCTTCAGCAAGGTTTCAAAAGGAAGCCGTCCTGATTATGTCCGATTTGCCAGGATTCCCCTGAGTTTCAAGGGAGCTATCCTGATTCCCCAGTTGAAGCAGGATTTTGAGGAATATCTGAAACAATAGAATCAACAAGGACTATGTCATGAAAAAGGGGGGTATCCCAACCCTTCCCCGATGCTGCAGCCGGATGTTTACCCCTCGATCATATAAATAATCGCCTGTCCGGCTTCAATGGTTAACGGTTGTCTCTCTATCATGGAGGAAACACATAAACCGGATGGTGGTCTTACGCTGCCTCACACATACTTGCCGTCTCCCGGGCGCTCACCACTTTTTCGATATCGAGAAGGATCTTGACCCCGCCTCCCGCTTTTGCCATGCCAAGGATGTAATCCGTCCTCATAGCGACCCCGAAGGTCGGCGTGTCTTCAATATCGGCTTCTTTGACGTTTAATACCTCCGATACCGCATCCACCACGATCCCCATCTGTACATTACCGGTATCCGTCTTGATCTCCACGACGATGATACAGGTGCGATCCGTATATCCTGCTTCCTCCAGACCGAACTTGAGCCGGAGATCAACCACGGGAATGACCTTACCCCGAAGGTTAATAACCCCTTTGACATACACTGGCGCCTGGGGCATAGTGGTGATCGCCATCATCCCGATGATCTCCTTGACCTTCAGGATACCAATTCCGTATTCCTCCGCCGCCAGAGAAAAGGTCAGGTACTTTCCCTCCCGGTCAGCGATATTTTTTTCACCCCGGTCTGTTGTTTTCATTAATTCTGTCATTATTTCGTATCCTCCACTACCCTAATACTTTATTCTTCGGGAATTCATATTCATAAAAAACAGCACTTCTGAGCATCAATAAGGATTTTGAAAACTTTGAAGGAGGGGAAATCCCCTCCTTCATTCTAACATACAGCGTATCATTAAAAGTCCTTGAATTGCCCCTCATCCATAGGGATCACCTGGTCGGCTCGGCTTCCTCTCCCTTTGTTATAGGGTACAATCCCCTTACCTGTTCCTTTCTTAGCGGTAACTGCATTTATAACCCCGCGTATTCCCTTTTTCACCGGGATGTTCTCACTGCTGCCATTACCGGCGCCGTTTGCACTCCCGCCAATGATAATGGCCAGCGTGGAGGATATATGTTTCATCTGTTCCGCCTGGGCATTCATTTCCTCGGATGCAGAAGCAGACTCTTCGGCATTGGCTGCCGTCTGCTGCGTCACCTTGTCCATTTCCGCTACGGCCTTGTTGATCTGGTCGATCCCCTGAGCCTGTTCCTGCGATGCAGCTGCGATCTCGCCAACAAGTTCACCCACCTTGGATGCACTGACGGCCACTTCGGCAAATGCCTCATTGGTTTTTACCACCAGATTAGAGCCATCTTTTATCTTCTTCACCGTGCCTTCAATTAACCCTGATGTGTTCTTTGCAGCATCGGCCGCCCTCTTCGCCAGGTTTCTCACCTCTTCAGCCACCACAGCAAAGCCGGCTCCCACCTCTCCTGCCCGGGCTGCTTCCACCGCGGCATTCAACGCCAGAAGATTGGTCTGGAAAGCAATTTCGTCAATTGTTTTTATAATTTTTGATGTCTCCTCGCTGGCTGCGGATATTTCTCCCATCGATCTGGTCAGGCTTTCCATGGAGCCATTCGCCTTCTGGATGACCTGGTTTGCCTCCTTCATGAGGCTGTCTGCCTGGGAGGCATTCCCCGCATTCTGCTTTGTCATGGAAGACATTTCCTCAAGCGAAGACGAAGTTTCCTCGATTGCTGCGGCTTGTTCGGATGACCCTTCGGCAAGGCTCTGGCTGGCAGCAGCAACCTGACTCGATGCGGCGGCAACCTGATGAGCCGCTTCGCCCATCTGGTCCACGGCGTTTTGGATCGGTGAGGAAATTCGCCTGGCAAAAAAGGCGACAGCTATAATGGTTATGACAAGGAAAATAACGCTGGCTATTGCGATGAAATTGCGTATTGAATGGGCCGCCGCCATAAACTCGCCCGCATCCTGTGTTACACAGACACTCCACCCTGTGAGTTCTACCGGCGCGAATCCGGCGATCTTTTTTGTTCCCTTATAGATGTAATCCTGAACCGCCGTCTGTTTCGCGGTCATCATTTTAGAGATCTCTTCCATGCCGCTTAATGTCGTAATATTCAGTGACAGGATGTTGGCCTTATCCGGATGCCCAATGATGAGTCCTGTCTGGTCAATCATAAAACCGTATCCTGTCTGCCCCATTTTTGCCGTCACTTTATCTGCAAGATAATCAATTTTAAGGGCAATGACGGCCGTACCAATAAATGTCCCATCTTTCGTAATGGGCGCACAGACAGTGGCGATGGGATTCCCTGTTTTTTTCGATTTGACGACGGCGCCCACATTCGCCTTTCCACCCCTGGCATTCTGGAAATAGCCCCGGTCCGCAAGAGAGAGACCTTTGTAATCACCATTGTTACCATCGGAGACAACGATGCCATTTGCATCGGTTACCATCATCGCTTCATAATCCTTCCCGAATTTCGCCATAGCCTCGGTAAGCTTCCCGCTCATCGTTTCACCATCGATAGTGTTAGCGGCATTTACCGCTTCACTGCTTATGGCAAGTTCACCGGCGACCTTGAGCTCAACAGCAAGCACCTCCTGCACCATGTCGGCAAGTTTGCCGGCGCCTTTCATTGCGCGATCCTTTGCGGCTTCCTCGAGCGCACCCGATGCCTTCACCGTGGCAAAGATCCCCACGACCAGGAGAGGAATCAACACAGCAATGATACCTCCCGCAACCAGTTTAAAACCAAGCGTCCTTTTCTTCATGTATCCTGTTCTCCTTAAAAAATTATTATTGATAAACTATTCACGTTTTCCTCGCTCCTTTATGTGTGGAGGTCGAGGTTTTTGTCGGCACCCAGATTCCTGATCATGAGGCTGAGAACGGCGGCAACATCAACGAAATCACTGTCGCAATAACTCAAGAATCTCGGCTTCAGCATATGACCTTTCGCAACCGTATCCGGATCACTGTTGGGCAAAACAAGAATGATCTTCATGTCCCACAGAAGGTCCCGGATGGACAGGAGATCGAGAAGATCCTCTTTGGAAGAGGCAAGGAGAAGAGCGATAGTCATGTCGTTCCGTGGCTGGCGAAGCCCTCTTGACAATGCATCGATGGACCGGTAAATATCTACATTCCCCTCTGAAACTACCGTTTCGATGACCTGTAAAATCCGTTCTCCTGCGCCCTTCGTCTTTATTGAATAGATAAGCACTGTCATGTTCCGGAATGCTCTCCTTAGAATTAGCTGTGCAAGCAGAGGGCAACAATCATGCCATTGGTGCTGCCTGATACATATTACATGATTACGGGTAGTTAGAAAGTATTGAGGATTAATGACAGGTAGCGGTTTGTCTGATAATACCAGAACAAGTCTGAATAAAATGGAACTTGTCCAGTTTTTTTAGACAACTTTTCGGAAGTGACGGGTTACATTAATCGGGTATTTCAATCCCGTGATTTTTGATAAGTTGGTACAGTCGTGCCCGGCGTAGGCCGGATATCTCACAGGACTTCCCGATGTTTCCCCCCGTCATATTCATCAGTTCCTGAAGATACTGCCGTTCCTCCCTGGCGAAAACAGATTCCCGGCGTTCCTTCAGAGTGCACATTTTCGCGGAAGGCATGATGACATCTTCCTTTTTATGTATAGCGTTCCGGGCCAAATGGACGCGAAGGTGCGTGGGAAGGTGTTTGGGATAGAGGATAGGTTCGTGAAGTGCCGCCGCGAGAGCACTTTCCAGGGCATTGACCAGTTCGCGGATATTCCCGGGCCAGTCATAGGCACAAATGGTCTCGATGAATTCAGGGGAAAAACCTTTTGCCTCCGTGCCGTGCCGCTTACAGATTTTATTCACATAATAAAATGTGATTTCCTTGATGTCTCCGGGATGTTCTCTCAACGGTGGCATTTCAAGGGTAATAACGCGCAGACGGAAGAAGAGGTCTTCTCTGAATTTACCCTCCTGAACCATTGTGTTGAGGTCACGGTTGGTTGCAGCAATTACCCTGAATTCGCTTGTAACTTCCCGTTTAGCTGCCAGGGGGCGGAAACGATGCTCCTGCAGAACCCGGAGGAAGGATTTCTGAGCGGAAAGGGGAAGATCACCCACTTCATCGAGAAAAAGGGTACCGCCGTCGGCCTGTTTTATCAGGCCCTCCCGGTGTCTGTCCGCTCCTGTAAAGGCGCCCCTTTCATGACCGAAGAGGATGCTCTCGATGATAGTAGGAGGAAGGGAAGCACAATCGACAGTAACAAAGGCCATGCCTGACCGTGAACTGTTGTTGTGAATTGCCTGGGCAAAGAGTTCTTTGCCGGTCCCGGTTTCACCGGTGATAAGGATGTTGGCATCGCTGGCAGCCGCCTGGGCGACAAGTTCCATACAGGCTTCCATTGTTGCACTACTGCCGATAATGCCCTCCCGTTTCAGTATCAGGGGTGTTCCTTTCCCTTTTTTTACCTCCCTGTACTGAAGGGCACGTACTAAAGGCAGTTCAATCATGTTTCTTACTAAAGGTTTTTCGATGAAATCCCAGGCGCCGTTTTTTATCGCCAGCTCTGCGCCATCAGGACTGCCGTACCCCGTGATGATGATCACTTCAGGGGCGGAAGGCGTCGTATGGATATCAGGCAATAACATCAGCCCGTTACCGTCAGGGAGCTGCACATCCAGAAAAACAACATCAAAGCTATGAGATAAAGCTGCCTTAAGACCCTCTTCTGCCGTGAAGGCACAGGCGACCTCGTGCCCCATAGTAATGATCATGTCGCGCAGCATTTCTGAATTGAGACGGTCGTCGTCGATGATCAAAACTTTTCCCATGCGACACTGTTCCTCATCATTCCTTTTTATCCAGCACCTGCCGGATGGCTGAAGCAATCTGATTCTTAATGATGGGCTTCATAATAAACTCCCTTAGACCGAGAGCCTTCGCCTTTTCCGGTGTGATCGCTTCACTGAATCCCGTGCAGAGGATTACCGGTATGCCGGGCTGGATACGCATGATTTCCTGGGTCAATTCGATCCCTGTCATGTTCGGCATAGTCATGTCGGTAATCACAAGGTCAAACCGGTCGGGCCGGGACCGAAAGAGTTCCAGGGCTTCCAGGCTGCTCGTCCTTCCGACAACCTGATACCCCAGGCCGGTCAGCATGTCTTTTCCAAGGTTAACGAGAGCTTCCTCATCGTCCACAAAAAGGATACATTCTTCTCCCCCGACGATATGCGCTGCAACCTTTTCTTCCCGTTCCCCTTCCGCATCCACCAATAGAGGCAGGTGCACGCGGAATTCGGTTCCTTTCCCCACCTCACTTTTTACGTTAATCGTGCCGCCATAACTTTTTATGATGCCGTATACCACGGAAAGTCCTAAACCGGTTCCTTCCCCCTGCTTTTTTGTAGTGAAAAAAGGATCGAAGATTCGCTCCACAATAACGGGATCTATACCGTGTCCCGTGTCGCTGACTGTGAGTTTAAGGTACATTCCAGGAGTAACGCCATGCTGAATGCTTAAAGCATCACTGTCCTTAATTTCCACAGGGACGAGACGGATATTCAATTCGCCTTTTTTTTCACGCATGGCATGGACCGCGTTGGTACAGAGATTCATCATTATTTGATGGATTTGCGTGGGATCGGCGAAAACCGTGTCCAGGTCGGATTGAATGTCCTGACGAATCGTTATTGTCGTGGGCAGAGATGCCCGGAGGAGTTTCAGCACTTCCTTGATAATAGGACTGACTCTCAAGGGGCGCGGTTTCTGATCGCTTTGGCGGCTGAAGTCGAGGATCTGTTTCACCAGGTCTCTTGCCCGTTCTCCGGCCTTAT encodes:
- a CDS encoding HAMP domain-containing sensor histidine kinase encodes the protein MKQARWFFHPIFVFVLSMVALVCSLFLYIYWYVGISEGLKTVSYRYNLDPNQFFEARPWVVILVLSLLVGIILAGILIIFIYNLKTLQLYRLQQTFINNFTHELKTPVTSLKLYLETFTKYEIPHVEQLKYISFMLQDVERLSSNINSILNLARIESKVYEGEFTNVDLVELIQGFLASNHHIFRGCDIHIENPSGKEFYQPVIISLFEMLLMNILTNAMKYNNSGRPCINITFKEGENVLLIRFRDNGIGIDKEERKKIFKKFYQSRHHDEHTLVGGSGIGLYLAQHIARLHHGKIVAESDGVGKGSVFTVTLSL
- a CDS encoding cobalamin-dependent protein (Presence of a B(12) (cobalamin)-binding domain implies dependence on cobalamin itself, in one of its several forms, or in some unusual lineages, dependence on a cobalamin-like analog.), with translation MLNRSHLSHPVHPLGTRARVLLTSVFGPYAQDDEYGSRTINPMELYQNQVTRVQGGFSLRMFHRTFGLMMIHANLKAPCTILDFSTLERFIEEIRHHTYDIIGISAIIPNIGKVKKMCELIRQYQPTATIVIGGHITNKEGVEQMIDADRIVRGEGIRWFQRYLGQDDTAPIKHPLAISGFGGRIMGVSLGNRPGRTAAILIPSVGCPVGCNFCSTSALFGGKGHFINFYETGDELFNVMCEIEKKLNVRSFFTLDENFLLHKKRALRLLELMEANNKSWAISVFSSARVLQSYTIDQLVGLGIGWIWMGLEGEGSNYNKLNGVDTLALVKLLQSHGIRVLGSSIIGLEDHRPENMDAIIDYAIGHETVFHQFMLYTPISGTPLYEKHKQEGTLLPESELPDADTHGQYRFNYRHQHINGGQEEKYILEAFWRDFKVNGPSLLRLIRVLLKGWQMHKDHPRRIRDRFAWEVFPLRSTYAGAVWATRKWYRNDERIATKADKLLKDIYATFGWKTRLIAPLIGRFTFFTLKKEEERLAKGWSYEPCSFYEKNDAAKALEKAHAMKHRVNVQKKHPVVNEPIPT
- a CDS encoding class I adenylate-forming enzyme family protein, with the protein product MMRNNNLYTLTTGASIHEMCLYANPIEEYRAAFADRTQPFLCYYTYEEDDIKKRILSRGEFWDLACLGAAYLADQGLSKGDRIIHGFSENSPYDIIFRLSAALTGCVPVTINWQADDNDRLIYKAAVTRSKLFLYDRGFSERIKEIKTSLSGKTFSPVEGIEKYEPAASWTPPSSSYEDEKMIIFTAGSTGLPKGVSLSHRSYLANRLTFEEYFSLPDSTPLDLLLVNPLHHTNSSALSDWGMRRKGAIIHLVQRYSTLYWKIVTEVARKKRGSLVAAMVPRHIDFLQGLIETSHLPVNQNDLMEALHQTEILIGSAPVGPTTVNRILKFSRRYPHVRFGSTETCLQVMATPIAMTEEEAKSAFEAGWSHEFRGEKQVGYYIGRDHPPFTKVKIVRAIEPGQEGYMESCGIGEPGYLITRGANLMTGYVGQDEATKKVFREGWYSGLRDIGFALQGTAGCLDYYWVTRDTALLIRGGANYSYEQIAADLSRFLVEDFTLHPDQFKLAVIGLRIKSEHDDSCCVTIELNEEIAHREEELKATFIEKAFSKVSKGSRPDYVRFARIPLSFKGAILIPQLKQDFEEYLKQ
- a CDS encoding chemotaxis protein CheW, with the protein product MTELMKTTDRGEKNIADREGKYLTFSLAAEEYGIGILKVKEIIGMMAITTMPQAPVYVKGVINLRGKVIPVVDLRLKFGLEEAGYTDRTCIIVVEIKTDTGNVQMGIVVDAVSEVLNVKEADIEDTPTFGVAMRTDYILGMAKAGGGVKILLDIEKVVSARETASMCEAA
- a CDS encoding methyl-accepting chemotaxis protein, which codes for MKKRTLGFKLVAGGIIAVLIPLLVVGIFATVKASGALEEAAKDRAMKGAGKLADMVQEVLAVELKVAGELAISSEAVNAANTIDGETMSGKLTEAMAKFGKDYEAMMVTDANGIVVSDGNNGDYKGLSLADRGYFQNARGGKANVGAVVKSKKTGNPIATVCAPITKDGTFIGTAVIALKIDYLADKVTAKMGQTGYGFMIDQTGLIIGHPDKANILSLNITTLSGMEEISKMMTAKQTAVQDYIYKGTKKIAGFAPVELTGWSVCVTQDAGEFMAAAHSIRNFIAIASVIFLVITIIAVAFFARRISSPIQNAVDQMGEAAHQVAAASSQVAAASQSLAEGSSEQAAAIEETSSSLEEMSSMTKQNAGNASQADSLMKEANQVIQKANGSMESLTRSMGEISAASEETSKIIKTIDEIAFQTNLLALNAAVEAARAGEVGAGFAVVAEEVRNLAKRAADAAKNTSGLIEGTVKKIKDGSNLVVKTNEAFAEVAVSASKVGELVGEIAAASQEQAQGIDQINKAVAEMDKVTQQTAANAEESASASEEMNAQAEQMKHISSTLAIIIGGSANGAGNGSSENIPVKKGIRGVINAVTAKKGTGKGIVPYNKGRGSRADQVIPMDEGQFKDF
- a CDS encoding sigma-54 dependent transcriptional regulator, which gives rise to MGKVLIIDDDRLNSEMLRDMIITMGHEVACAFTAEEGLKAALSHSFDVVFLDVQLPDGNGLMLLPDIHTTPSAPEVIIITGYGSPDGAELAIKNGAWDFIEKPLVRNMIELPLVRALQYREVKKGKGTPLILKREGIIGSSATMEACMELVAQAAASDANILITGETGTGKELFAQAIHNNSSRSGMAFVTVDCASLPPTIIESILFGHERGAFTGADRHREGLIKQADGGTLFLDEVGDLPLSAQKSFLRVLQEHRFRPLAAKREVTSEFRVIAATNRDLNTMVQEGKFREDLFFRLRVITLEMPPLREHPGDIKEITFYYVNKICKRHGTEAKGFSPEFIETICAYDWPGNIRELVNALESALAAALHEPILYPKHLPTHLRVHLARNAIHKKEDVIMPSAKMCTLKERRESVFAREERQYLQELMNMTGGNIGKSCEISGLRRARLYQLIKNHGIEIPD